A section of the Oncorhynchus nerka isolate Pitt River linkage group LG3, Oner_Uvic_2.0, whole genome shotgun sequence genome encodes:
- the si:dkey-250k15.4 gene encoding uncharacterized protein si:dkey-250k15.4: MMSHLHGRALTEKQNVLHVFSKHFKSTDKTCSPTNRSTPHCCSSSHTKNTEAQNSQTNKTKRLKTRKERRQVSRGGSNSRSHQHQSSKEKDHCHGCCQSCSRLPPRRDAQLARVFPAGQEPSIITNNRLIGHHGLFNHEVKSIDIERLLSEQRKLEKLGQRGERGKTTATLPPLPPSSSLPFSSPGPDSDVGEVAVPDNVEEDPDKGRVERVVAKSSTKANKCDEYRSNSESRLFKCSHGDTQEDFRRKFTSIQVCLEKNVASHSNSQESGITPGQTHHSGLTSSEGGVVTLSSTESPSRVVRNKSKGPRPVVCETLLSPSGKNENERPPDTRAEVKPVVLTMEQTPKNHGPILPHTQPFRPSPNITMSSFSARCGRSESSDNQMQQTVTNPVSVVAARLCRSLQLPLLRRRHLVAESREVLLQALRERHGLQLQENLLNVQRRLSFSTGPTTTRAGLGQSTILEGVGAYGGCPAAPLDGGFGESMVEHPCLDAQRSAPNKRRRKQLCPNRMTPPQPLIGSQNSLDTAAAWNPNPSVEQVGELIGELLRPASSSHFLMDLQPSGSPSRHHVFAPPPSSPWAAQSGLPQPWDDVFDRGSMRESTRVDHFENWRYDPDLSFLNQTETVRERSSEPFYRERSMQCFLQYPTGPTEGHRDRHLPQQQDPYDIERSHFGGSSSSFSAPTHYPLDSHQLHPFYRFNCRPPTSPVISRSHLPDMDYYPPSNMLESGLSPPLPHGSLPAFPSPECWSFPRMRLY; the protein is encoded by the exons ATGATGAGCCATCTACATGGCAGAGCCTTAACAGAGAAGCAGAATGTCCTGCATGTTTTTAGCAAGCACTTCAAGTCTACAGATAAAACCTGTAGCCCAACCAACAGATCCACTCCACACTGCTGCTCTTCAAGCCATACCAAGAACACAGAAGCACAAAACAGCCAGACGAACAAGACTAAACGACTAAAAACAcgcaaggagaggagacaggtaagCAGAGGAGGATCAAATAGCAGATCCCACCAGCACCAAAGCAGCAAAGAGAAGGACCACTGTCATGGTTGCTGCCAAAGCTGCTCTCGCCTTCCTCCACGGAGAGATGCCCAATTAGCCCGCGTCTTCCCCGCTGGGCAAGAGCCCAGCATCATCACGAACAACCGTCTCATCGGCCACCATGGCCTGTTCAACCATGAGGTGAAGTCCATCGACATCGAGCGCCTGCTGAGTGAGCAGAGGAAGTTGGAGAAGCTTGGGCAGCGCGGGGAGCGAGGCAAAACTACTGCTACTCTTCCTCCCCTTCCACCCTCATCTtcccttcctttctcctctcctgggcCTGATTCAGATGTGGGTGAAGTTGCTGTTCCTGACAATGTTGAGGAGGATCCAGATAAAGGGAGAGTAGAAAGAGTAGTAGCAAAGAGTAGTACTAAGGCCAACAAGTGTGACGAGTATAGGTCTAATTCAGAAAGCAGACTTTTTAAGTGTTCTCATGGGGATACACAAGAGGATTTCAGAAGAAAATTCACATCTATTCAGGTTTGTCTGGAGAAGAATGTAGCCAGTCACTCTAACAGCCAGGAGTCTGGTATCACACCAGGACAGACACATCATAGCGGTCTGACATCATCAGAGGGCGGCGTAGTTACCCTATCATCCACAGAGAGTCCCTCACGTGTGGTTCGAAACAAGAGCAAGGGGCCCAGGCCTGTAGTCTGTGAAACACTGTTGTCACCCAGTGGAAAGAATGAAAATGAGAGACCACCTGACACAAGGGCTGAGGTTAAGCCTGTTGTCCTTACCATGGAGCAGACCCCCAAAAACCATGGACCTAttctcccacacacacagccattcagGCCCAGTCCAAACATCACAATGTCTTCCTTCTCAGCAAGATGTGGACGCAGTGAGAGCTCAGACAATCAGATGCAGCAAACTGTCACCAACCCTGTCAGTGTGGTAGCTGCGCGTCTGTGCAGGTCTCTGCAGCTGCCACTGCTCCGCAGGAGACACCTTGTGGCGGAAAGTAGGGAGGTGCTGCTGCAGGCCCTACGGGAGAGGCACGGGCTCCAGCTGCAGGAGAACCTACTCAACGTGCAGCGACGTCTCAGCTTCAGTACAGGACCCACCACAACCAGGGCCGGGCTGGGGCAGAGCACAATCCTGGAAGGCGTAGGTGCATATGGAGGCTGCCCTGCAG CTCCATTGGATGGTGGTTTTGGAGAGAGCATGGTGGAGCATCCGTGCCTGGACGCCCAGAGGTCAGCCCCcaacaagaggaggaggaagcagCTATGCCCCAACAGAATGACCCCTCCTCAGCCCCTCATTGGGTCGCAGAACAGCCTGGACACG GCTGCTGCATGGAACCCCAACCCCAGTGTGGAGCAGGTTGGGGAACTGATCGGAGAACTACTTAGGCCCGCTTCCTCCTCGCACTTCCTCATGGACCTCCAGCCCTCTGGCTCCCCCTCTCGCCACCATGTCTTTGCCCCCCCTCCTTCCTCACCTTGGGCAGCTCAATCCGGTCTGCCTCAGCCCTGGGATGACGTATTCGACAGGGGAAGCATGAGAGAGTCAACCAGGGTGGATCACTTTGAGAACTGGAGGTATGACCCAGATTTGAGTTTTCTAAACCAgacagaaacagtgagagagaggagcagtgagCCTTTCTATCGTGAGAGGAGTATGCAGTGTTTCCTGCAGTATCCCACAGGGCcaacagagggacacagagacagacacttgCCACAGCAACAAGATCCATACGACATTGAAAGAAGCCATTTTGGTGGTTCTTCCTCATCCTTTTCTGCTCCTACCCACTATCCACTAGACAGTCATCAGCTCCACCCTTTCTATCGCTTCAACTGTCGCCCCCCAACCAGCCCTGTAATCTCCAGGTCCCACCTTCCTGACATGGACTACTATCCCCCCTCCAACATGCTGGAGAGTGGCCTGTCCCCTCCTCTGCCACATGGGTCCCTACCTGCTTTCCCCAGCCCTGAATGCTGGTCTTTCCCCCGAATGAGACTGTACTGA
- the tlr21 gene encoding toll-like receptor 21 — MAGLKYKILVSVAIVLHIAQFTVGYSFRNCTEDPNSNHTIFLCIRHQAKNISAIIGDLPPYATTIIISINLIKHIPDNTFVHLPNLRTLQIDNNHLETIDNQAFQNMSQLKSLNLSLNKISNLSSSVFQDLKNLVNLSLNNNSVIRLPPGIFSSLSNLDVLILRQNYLNNFSAVAESVTHLSKLTKLDLCNNYLTSLHHSNHTDLPESLTTLYLCKNKLVTLACEWGFLSHVLLLDLSYNDQLPSRAFQGVDLRKLNYMRLRSTNVTVPELLNVSNVRGGNIDFSGMGLKTDNLLMELCSLLSTKVKFVKKLSLGSNGILSLRKNTLSNCPPIRGLLDLSFNQLKKVRCLHFLKGQDQIKKFTAEKNHLTSLMSCNRQNLSFPNLTDLSYRYNRILNVNSFAFHHTPNVKTLQLNINIIAYLDHKAFSGLTNLVTLRLDNNLLTDLYKDSFEDLHSLEILNLRNNQIAVIFNKTFHSLKHLHILDLGGNKITHFEESAFVGLDNLANFYLDGNNLKQIDSSKFKPFHATLEVLDLHGNQVSFSSKRTNSPFVNLTKLRNLKLDAQMPHGLNMLPYAFFRGLNSLQSLYLTDNHIFSFAADTFDDLTNLTFLSLDNSCAGVMQLQPGVFKNLRKLSKLSARNMGIQSFSKEVFGNLTELQILLLNQNVMQSLDVNVLEALPKLRYLDLRNIPLSCTCLNSDLQNWTLTNQRVQLVLLYSLQCQDKKLQKSFYNFDTNVCYLDLGEYLFATTTTVILLLTIIPLLYTKLYWKLKYSYYVFRSWFGQHWRRLREKEEHCKYDAFISYNSADEPWVLDQLLPNLEGNGASFRLCLHHRDFELGRNIVDNIVSAVYSSRKTICVVSRHFLCSEWCSLEIQLASYRLFHELRDVLLLIFLEPIPERQLSAYHRMRKVMLKKTYLQWPGSDCTDPVKAQELFWNHLRRALRSGSSRFEEEDEGREEYFNQPPTDDDNYYLMP; from the coding sequence ATGGCCGggttaaaatataaaatattagtATCAGTAGCAATTGTCCTTCACATTGCCCAGTTCACCGTTGGCTATAGCTTCAGGAATTGCACTGAGGACCCAAACTCAAACCACACAATATTCCTTTGTATCCGTCACCAGGCAAAGAACATTTCTGCCATTATAGGTGACCTGCCACCCTATGCCACCACAATTATAATCTCCATAAACCTGATAAAACACATACCAGACAATACCTTTGTTCACCTTCCTAACCTCAGGACACTTCAGATTGACAATAACCATCTGGAGACTATAGACAACCAGGCATTCCAAAATATGAGCCAACTGAAGAGCCTAAACCTGTCCTTGAACAAAATATCAAATCTCAGCTCCTCTGTGTTTCAAGACCTCAAAAACCTTGTCAACCTGTCACTAAATAATAACTCAGTGATTAGGCTCCCTCCAGGTATTTTCTCCTCACTCTCCAATCTGGATGTCCTCATATTACGGCAGAACTACCTGAACAACTTCTCTGCAGTGGCAGAATCTGTGACTCACTTATCGAAGCTGACAAAACTAGACCTGTGCAATAACTATCTAACGTCCCTCCATCATTCTAACCATACAGACCTACCAGAGTCCCTCACCACCCTCTATCTCTGTAAAAACAAACTGGTCACTTTAGCATGTGAGTGGGGATTCCTCAGCCATGTACTACTGCTGGATCTCTCCTACAATGACCAGCTCCCTTCAAGGGCTTTCCAAGGTGTGGACTTGCGGAAGCTAAACTACATGCGTTTGCGTTCAACCAATGTTACAGTGCCAGAACTTTTGAATGTCAGCAATGTTAGAGGTGGAAACATAGACTTCTCTGGTATGGGGTTGAAGACTGACAATCTGCTCATGGAGTTATGCAGCCTTTTGAGTACAAAGGTCAAATTTGTTAAAAAGCTGAGTCTGGGAAGCAATGGGATTCTGTCATTGCGAAAGAACACACTTTCAAACTGTCCACCAATCCGAGGTTTATTGGACCTTTCCTTCAACCAGTTGAAGAAGGTAAGATGCCTCCACTTTCTCAAAGGACAGGATCAAATCAAGAAATTCACAGCCGAGAAAAACCACCTCACCTCCCTAATGTCCTGCAACAGACAGAACCTCTCTTTCCCAAATCTGACAGATCTGAGCTACCGTTACAATCGCATACTCAATGTGAACTCTTTTGCTTTCCACCACACACCAAATGTGAAGACCCTACAACTCAACATAAACATAATCGCCTATCTTGACCATAAGGCTTTCAGTGGGCTGACTAATCTTGTCACACTGCGTCTGGACAATAACCTCCTGACCGATCTGTACAAGGATAGCTTTGAAGATCTGCATAGCCTGGAAATACTTAACCTACGTAACAATCAGATAGCTGTTATTTTCAACAAGACTTTCCATTCACTCAAACACCTGCACATTTTGGATCTTGGAGGGAACAAAATCACTCATTTTGAAGAGTCAGCCTTTGTGGGGCTCGATAACCTGGCCAATTTTTACCTTGATGGAAACAATCTCAAACAGATTGACAGCTCCAAGTTTAAACCATTCCATGCTACTCTTGAAGTTCTTGATCTACATGGGAATCAGGTTAGCTTCTCTTCTAAACGTACCAACTCTCCTTTCGTGAATCTAACAAAACTTCGCAACCTCAAACTAGATGCGCAGATGCCCCACGGCCTCAACATGCTGCCTTATGCCTTTTTCCGTGGTCTCAACTCCCTCCAATCGCTCTACCTTACCGACAATCACATCTTCAGCTTTGCAGCAGACACTTTTGACGATCTGACCAACTTGACTTTCCTCTCCTTGGACAACTCCTGTGCCGGGGTGATGCAGCTGCAGCCGGGTGTCTTCAAAAACCTGCGGAAATTGAGCAAGCTCAGTGCAAGGAACATGGGCATCCAGTCCTTCTCAAAGGAAGTTTTTGGGAATCTGACAGAGCTGCAGATCTTGCTTCTCAACCAAAACGTAATGCAATCCTTAGATGTGAATGTGCTGGAGGCTCTACCTAAACTGCGCTACCTGGACCTGCGCAACATTCCTCTTAGTTGCACCTGCCTCAACAGTGACCTGCAGAACTGGACTTTGACTAACCAGAGAGTCCAGTTAGTCTTACTATACAGTCTACAGTGCCAAGATAAAAAACTCCAAAAAAGCTTCTACAACTTTGACACCAACGTTTGCTACCTGGACCTGGGAGAGTACCTTTTTGCCACCACAACCACTGTGATTTTACTGCTGACTATAATCCCACTTCTCTACACCAAGCTGTATTGGAAACTGAAGTATAGCTATTATGTGTTCCGCTCCTGGTTCGGCCAACACTGGCGCAGgctgagggagaaagaggagcacTGCAAATACGATGCTTTCATCTCCTATAACTCGGCGGACGAGCCCTGGGTACTTGACCAGCTACTTCCAAACCTGGAGGGCAACGGAGCCTCTTTCAGGCTGTGCCTGCACCACCGTGACTTTGAGCTGGGCCGCAACATCGTGGACAACATCGTCTCCGCCGTGTACAGCAGCCGCAAGACCATCTGCGTGGTTAGTAGGCACTTCCTGTGCAGCGAGTGGTGTTCCCTGGAGATCCAGCTGGCCAGCTACAGGCTCTTCCATGAGCTCCGGGATGTGCTACTGCTCATCTTCCTGGAACCCATCCCTGAAAGGCAGCTCTCAGCTTACCACCGTATGAGAAAGGTCATGTTGAAGAAGACCTACCTGCAGTGGCCGGGGTCAGACTGCACGGACCCGGTCAAGGCTCAGGAACTGTTTTGGAACCATCTGAGGAGGGCGCTGAGGAGTGGGAGCAGCAGgtttgaagaggaggatgaggggagggaggaatacTTCAATCAGCCACCGACGGATGATGATAACTATTACTTAATGCCTTAA